In Pangasianodon hypophthalmus isolate fPanHyp1 chromosome 29, fPanHyp1.pri, whole genome shotgun sequence, one genomic interval encodes:
- the csdc2b gene encoding cold shock domain-containing protein C2 produces MAEPELNESSLRSPSSASHSVSFPFMREGSRVWEKAGELPSPLPTKRTRTYSATVRANSGPVFKGVCKNFSRSRGHGYIKPANGGEDIFVHISDIEGEYVPVEGDEVTYKVCPIPPKNQKVQAVEVVITHLNPGTKHETWSGKIISS; encoded by the exons ATGGCGGAACCGGAGCTGAACGAGTCGTCCCTGCGCTCTCCGAGCTCGGCGTCTCACTCCGTCTCGTTCCCCTTCATGAGGGAAGGCAGCCGCGTGTGGGAGAAAGCAGGGGAGCTGCCCAGCCCTCTGCCCACCAAACGCACACGCACTTACTCTGC CACGGTGCGGGCGAACTCAGGTCCCGTGTTTAAGGGCGTGTGTAAGAACTTCTCGAGGTCACGGGGTCACGGATACATCAAACCCGCTAATGGTGGAGAAGACATCTTCGTCCACATCTCAGA CATCGAGGGCGAGTACGTTCCCGTGGAAGGCGACGAGGTGACGTATAAAGTGTGTCCCATCCCACCTAAGAACCAGAAGGTGCAGGCAGTGGAGGTGGTGATCACGCATCTGAACCCTGGAACGAAGCACGAGACCTGGTCCGGCAAGATCATCAGCTCGTAG
- the LOC113534503 gene encoding phosphomannomutase 1, translated as MERRNLPADRNVLCLFDVDGTLTAPREKIDPQLDAFFQSLRAKVKIGVVGGSDYSKIAEQLGEGDDVIHKFDYVFAENGTVQYKDGRLLSKQAIQNQLGEELLQDLINFCLRYMGLIKLPKKRGTFIEFRNGMLNISPIGRSCTLEERIEFAEFDKKEKIREKFVAALQKEFAGKGLRFTRGGLISFDIFPEGWDKRLCLDVLEQEGLHAIYFFGNETSLGGNDYEIFEDPRTIGFTVYSPKDTARLCQELFLNTPPNEA; from the exons ATGGAGAGGAGGAATTTGCCTGCAGACAgaaatgtgttgtgtttgtttgatgtggatggaacactgactgcaccgaGAGAG AAGATCGACCCTCAACTGGATGCATTTTTTCAGTCGCTGCGTGCTAAAGTGAAGATCGGAGTAGTGGGCGGGTCTGACTACTCCAAAATCGCAGAGCAGCTCGGAGAAGGAGACGACG ttaTACACAAGTTTGACTACGTGTTTGCTGAAAACGGCACAGTGCAATACAAAGATGGCCGACTGCTGTccaaacag GCGATTCAGAACCAGCTCGGTGAAGAGCTGCTGCAGGATCTGATTAACTTCTGTCTCAGATACATGGGTCTGATCAAACTCCCTAAGAAACG AGGCACCTTCATCGAGTTTCGTAATGGCATGCTGAACATCTCGCCTATCGGACGGAGCTGCACGCTGGAGGAGCGAATCGAATTTGCAGAATTCGATAAG AAAGAGAAGATAAGGGAGAAGTTTGTTGCTGCTCTGCAGAAGGAGTTTGCAGGGAAAGGGCTCCGGTTCACCCGAG ggGGACTGATCAGTTTTGACATATTCCCTGAGGGCTGGGATAAGCGTTTGTGTCTGGATGTTCTGGAGCAAGAGGGACTCCACGCCATCTACTTCTTTGGAAACGAAACTTCACTG GGTGGGAACGATTATGAGATCTTCGAGGATCCCCGTACCATCGGGTTCACCGTGTACTCTCCTAAGGATACAGCGAGGCTCTGCCAAGAGCTGTTCTTGAACACACCGCCCAATGAAGCTtga